The Rosa rugosa chromosome 1, drRosRugo1.1, whole genome shotgun sequence genomic sequence TCTTGTTTTTAGGCATCATACTCATCATCGCTCATCTAGCCAAGATGTCAAGACGTCAAACCGAAGCGAGCAAGAGGCCTAGGGAAGAATCCTCCTCCGGCCCCGTGAGGAAGATTCATTCTGAACGGAATGTTGACTTGGTTAGAGCCACCTCCTATCCTCCTCTTGTTACTCTTAGGGCTTATATTTCATCTAGAGGGTTGACCAACTTAGCTTCCAAAAATGATGCATTTGATGAAAGTTGTGTTAGAGACTTCTATAGGGGTTTTCCTCCGGCTAAGCCTACTATTAAGGAAGTTGTGGTTAAGATTCGAAAGAAGCAAATCACACTCAGTCCGGCATTCATTCAAGATTTTCTTGATTTGCCACATATTTCGGAGgatgaaataaaaaaatttgaggaCAAATACAATGAGTTAACACTACCTTATCTTGCGGAGCATGTGCTAGAGAGTAAAGATGCATATAAGAGTAGAGTTGGCCAAAAAGTTCATCAAGGTGATTTTCCTCAACCTTATCGAACCTTTTGGCAATTTGTTAGGAGAAATATTAGTCCTCACACCCAAAAGTCCGAGATCCCTACGGTTGGTGGCAACCTTCTTGTTCTTATGGTAGCGAATGAGATTCCTATCCCATTTGCCCTTATTATCTATGAGGCCATCATTTCGTGTGCTTATGGTTCGCCTAGGAGCCAATTAGTCTTTCCTTGTCTCATCTCACGCATTTGTAAGACCAAAAAGGTTCCACAAATGTCACGTGACGATAAGTGGCTCAAGGCTTATTCTCCATTAGATGATGAAGCCATTCTTAGGAGTGAGGCCCAAATTACCAATGCTAGACATGGTaccccatcttcttcctccattccCACTCCATCTAGCATTCCCACTAGCTTTTCTTTGAGTTCCTTTGACATTTCAACTTTGAAAGGTCGGGATGCTAGATTATTGGCACGCCTTCAAATCCGTCAAAATGAGGAAATAATGAGAGGAATTGGTACTATCATGGCTCGGCTTGATTTGATGGGAGCTCCACCGGCTCCTATGGGTCCCTCCTTTGTACCACCTTCTGGCGACAtggatgttgatgatgatgagaaTGGCAATGACGATGATGGGGAGGATGCTTGAAgactttgtttgttgtttgtttagttCTTTTAGTCAATTATTGTTAGTTGTGTTTAGTACACTTTttatttctcggttttattttGTAACCCCTAATGTTTTAGGGGGGGGACTTCATTTTAGTTATAGCTTCATATTGCTTTTAGCCATTTTTGCAACATTTTATGGCTAAGCATTTGTTCAT encodes the following:
- the LOC133727075 gene encoding uncharacterized protein LOC133727075; this translates as MSRRQTEASKRPREESSSGPVRKIHSERNVDLVRATSYPPLVTLRAYISSRGLTNLASKNDAFDESCVRDFYRGFPPAKPTIKEVVVKIRKKQITLSPAFIQDFLDLPHISEDEIKKFEDKYNELTLPYLAEHVLESKDAYKSRVGQKVHQGDFPQPYRTFWQFVRRNISPHTQKSEIPTVGGNLLVLMVANEIPIPFALIIYEAIISCAYGSPRSQLVFPCLISRICKTKKVPQMSRDDKWLKAYSPLDDEAILRSEAQITNARHGTPSSSSIPTPSSIPTSFSLSSFDISTLKGRDARLLARLQIRQNEEIMRGIGTIMARLDLMGAPPAPMGPSFVPPSGDMDVDDDENGNDDDGEDA